A DNA window from Microcystis aeruginosa NIES-843 contains the following coding sequences:
- a CDS encoding ChaN family lipoprotein, whose amino-acid sequence MKFSRRFFPVFLALCLLFILLPRAWSFTNSQKQILADLKTAEIIYLGERHDSQADHQAQLAIIEYLQANNPQIAIAFEMFQRPYQIYLDQYLAGKISENQLREKSEYDQRWGFDWEFYAPILRLAKAKKLPAIALNTPTEITRKVAREGLESLSTSEMTYIPPKSEINQDNEEYRQQILAVYQQHTGGKSQGFDRFFLAQVLWDETMADAIAKFWQAHPDYQIIVLAGKGHIAYGYGIPSRVQRRLGDRVIQRSVFLGDAPQSSPAETKKPADYFWQGQN is encoded by the coding sequence ATGAAATTCTCTCGACGCTTTTTTCCTGTTTTCCTTGCCCTCTGCTTACTGTTTATTTTGCTGCCCCGGGCCTGGAGTTTTACTAATAGCCAAAAACAAATTCTGGCAGATTTAAAAACAGCCGAGATTATTTATCTGGGGGAAAGGCACGATAGCCAAGCCGATCATCAGGCCCAATTAGCTATTATCGAGTATTTACAGGCTAATAATCCCCAAATAGCGATCGCTTTCGAGATGTTTCAACGTCCTTACCAAATCTATTTGGATCAGTATTTAGCCGGCAAAATTAGCGAAAATCAGTTGAGAGAAAAAAGTGAATACGACCAACGTTGGGGATTTGATTGGGAATTTTACGCCCCGATCCTGCGCTTGGCCAAGGCAAAAAAACTACCAGCGATCGCCCTAAATACACCCACGGAAATCACTAGAAAAGTGGCACGGGAGGGCTTAGAAAGCCTCTCCACCTCAGAAATGACCTACATTCCCCCTAAAAGCGAAATAAACCAGGATAACGAGGAGTATCGTCAACAGATCCTAGCCGTTTATCAGCAACACACGGGGGGCAAAAGTCAGGGATTCGATCGCTTTTTTCTGGCACAGGTCCTCTGGGATGAAACCATGGCCGATGCGATCGCTAAATTCTGGCAAGCTCATCCCGACTATCAGATCATCGTCCTAGCAGGAAAAGGTCATATTGCCTACGGTTACGGTATTCCCAGTCGAGTCCAAAGAAGATTAGGCGATCGCGTCATCCAGCGTTCGGTTTTCTTGGGAGACGCTCCTCAATCATCACCAGCAGAAACCAAAAAACCCGCCGATTATTTTTGGCAAGGGCAAAATTAA
- a CDS encoding 3'(2'),5'-bisphosphate nucleotidase CysQ family protein — MINLTCQDNETLDRILAVTRAVGWGGAKILQSYYRGEQDLAVNKKKKGGPVTAADLAANNYILGELQTNFSDIDFGYLSEETHQGNEAIPKDWVWIIDPLDGTRDFINKTGEYALHIALCYQGRPLIAVVALPDQEKLYFAQKGKGTFLETSDGNITQVKVANKDKITELYLVVSRTHRDQRFDNLLSQIPFFGKNYVASVGCKIATILEQKSDVYISLSGKSAAKDWDFAAPELILTEAGGKFSYFDGQPVRYNRGDVRQWGGIMASNGPCHQQLCQLSTAILAQIDATV, encoded by the coding sequence ATGATTAATTTAACCTGTCAAGATAACGAAACGCTCGATCGCATTTTAGCTGTGACTCGTGCCGTCGGTTGGGGTGGTGCTAAAATTCTTCAATCCTACTACCGGGGTGAACAGGATTTAGCCGTCAACAAGAAGAAAAAAGGCGGACCAGTGACGGCGGCGGATTTAGCGGCAAATAACTATATTTTAGGGGAATTACAAACAAATTTCTCGGATATCGACTTTGGTTATCTGAGCGAGGAAACCCATCAAGGCAATGAAGCTATCCCGAAAGATTGGGTATGGATTATCGATCCTTTGGACGGAACCCGCGATTTTATCAACAAAACGGGAGAATATGCCCTACATATCGCCTTATGTTATCAGGGAAGACCGCTCATCGCCGTGGTTGCCCTACCGGATCAAGAAAAACTCTATTTTGCCCAAAAAGGAAAAGGTACTTTTCTAGAAACTAGCGACGGAAATATTACACAGGTAAAAGTTGCCAATAAAGATAAAATTACCGAGCTCTATCTGGTGGTTAGTCGTACCCATCGCGACCAACGTTTTGATAATTTATTAAGTCAAATACCCTTCTTCGGTAAAAATTATGTGGCTAGTGTGGGCTGTAAAATTGCCACGATCCTCGAACAAAAATCCGATGTTTATATCTCCCTATCGGGGAAATCGGCGGCTAAAGACTGGGATTTTGCCGCTCCGGAGTTGATTTTAACGGAAGCCGGCGGCAAATTTTCCTATTTTGACGGTCAACCCGTGCGCTATAATCGCGGCGATGTGCGGCAATGGGGGGGGATCATGGCTAGTAATGGTCCTTGTCATCAACAACTTTGTCAGTTGTCCACGGCAATCCTCGCCCAAATTGATGCCACTGTCTAA
- a CDS encoding GTPase family protein — MLRLKTWQGLILAVPIAAVVIFLIVAASVQINQWGLNWIWAVFTLIFVAWRFLLVKWTRPAVGEIEAAIGEIKAELTPPEGDSGGNVEEIIERIIVEARNDRPVWEDWATFWQRCQDLVSAIAHIYYPDVKYPLLNIYIPQAYGLIRGTVDDSDRWMQNLSPALNQITIGQAYQAYEVYQKLQPSARKLWQVWNWAQWVINPAAAVAKVASQKYSDRADQQLLVNLGQVLRENALRNLSRQAVLLYSGSNLAPTLPTKTKIATTTLKEILAQAEPITEIDRQPVNILLVGRTGAGKSSLINTLFRADLAQVDLLPSTDAIQSYHWQTPEGDELILWDTPGYEQANRADDRQKVLNYAENADLLILVTPALDPALAMDEAFLKDLQQTIDNLPVIVCVSQVDRLRPLREWQPPYNWLTGESPKEVNIRECLQYRAELFENLCDRILPMVSQQPDREAWGDEELSIALLGAISPAKQLRLARFLADLETRTLAAAKIIDRYTLQMATGQGLTALLKSPILGFISTLATGRPTLAYLLAEQIPVEQLPVAIGKLQMAYELSSLLNTENKSFDLLALWPILLENYSTADKEAWAWGHALVEYWTKNLSIEQFRSSYQGYLETTKTGL; from the coding sequence ATGTTACGGTTAAAAACTTGGCAAGGGTTGATTTTAGCAGTTCCGATCGCCGCCGTGGTGATTTTTCTGATCGTGGCCGCCAGTGTCCAGATCAATCAATGGGGTTTGAATTGGATTTGGGCAGTTTTTACCCTGATTTTTGTCGCTTGGCGCTTCCTGTTGGTCAAATGGACGCGCCCAGCAGTCGGGGAAATTGAAGCCGCCATCGGGGAAATTAAGGCAGAATTAACCCCTCCTGAGGGTGATTCCGGGGGAAATGTCGAGGAAATTATCGAGAGGATTATCGTCGAGGCCCGCAATGATCGCCCGGTTTGGGAAGATTGGGCGACTTTTTGGCAACGCTGTCAGGATTTGGTCAGTGCCATCGCTCATATATATTACCCCGATGTCAAGTACCCCTTATTAAATATTTACATTCCCCAGGCCTACGGTTTAATTCGGGGAACTGTGGATGATAGCGATCGCTGGATGCAGAATCTTTCCCCGGCCCTGAATCAAATCACCATCGGCCAAGCCTATCAGGCCTACGAAGTTTATCAAAAATTGCAACCCTCAGCCCGGAAACTTTGGCAAGTCTGGAATTGGGCGCAATGGGTGATCAATCCCGCTGCGGCTGTGGCTAAAGTTGCTAGTCAAAAGTACAGCGATCGAGCGGATCAGCAATTATTAGTCAATTTAGGGCAAGTTTTGCGGGAAAATGCCCTAAGAAACCTTTCTCGCCAAGCGGTGTTACTCTACAGTGGCAGTAATCTCGCCCCAACTCTCCCCACCAAGACGAAAATCGCCACTACTACTCTCAAGGAAATTCTCGCCCAAGCTGAACCGATCACGGAAATTGATCGCCAACCGGTTAATATTCTGCTGGTTGGACGCACCGGGGCCGGCAAAAGCAGTTTAATTAATACTCTCTTTCGGGCCGATTTAGCCCAAGTGGATCTATTGCCCAGTACCGACGCGATCCAATCCTACCATTGGCAAACCCCAGAAGGAGACGAGTTAATCCTCTGGGATACTCCGGGCTATGAACAGGCAAATCGGGCCGATGATCGGCAAAAGGTTCTAAATTATGCCGAAAACGCCGATTTATTAATTCTTGTCACCCCCGCCCTCGATCCCGCCCTGGCCATGGATGAGGCTTTTCTTAAAGATTTGCAACAAACTATTGACAATTTACCAGTTATAGTGTGTGTTTCTCAAGTCGATCGCCTGCGTCCGCTGCGAGAGTGGCAACCCCCCTATAATTGGCTGACGGGAGAAAGTCCCAAAGAAGTCAATATCCGCGAATGCTTGCAGTATCGGGCGGAATTATTCGAGAATCTCTGCGATCGCATTTTGCCGATGGTCAGTCAACAGCCGGATAGAGAAGCTTGGGGGGATGAGGAGTTATCAATCGCTTTACTGGGGGCAATTTCGCCCGCAAAACAGTTGCGTTTAGCCCGTTTTTTAGCGGATTTAGAAACTCGAACCCTGGCAGCGGCGAAAATAATCGATCGCTATACTTTACAGATGGCCACGGGGCAAGGTTTAACGGCCCTATTAAAAAGTCCTATTCTCGGTTTTATCTCCACTTTAGCCACGGGAAGACCGACTTTAGCTTATCTTTTAGCTGAACAAATTCCTGTGGAACAATTACCAGTAGCGATCGGTAAATTACAGATGGCCTACGAGCTTTCTTCTCTCTTAAATACGGAGAATAAAAGTTTTGATTTATTGGCACTTTGGCCAATACTATTAGAAAATTATAGCACTGCTGACAAGGAAGCTTGGGCCTGGGGTCATGCTCTGGTAGAATATTGGACAAAGAACCTATCGATCGAACAGTTCCGGTCAAGTTATCAGGGGTATTTAGAAACGACAAAAACAGGCCTGTAG
- a CDS encoding BrnT family toxin, with product MTIFMQFREFDWDQSKRYSNIEKHRIDFAAVPPIFDGHCLIREDNRQDYQEIRMCLLGQLNGIICYVVYTIRGETCRLISARRANERERRKYQESIPQDGDC from the coding sequence ATGACTATATTTATGCAATTTAGAGAATTTGACTGGGATCAGTCTAAAAGATATTCTAATATAGAGAAGCATAGGATAGATTTTGCGGCTGTTCCTCCTATTTTCGATGGTCACTGTCTAATCAGAGAAGATAATCGCCAAGATTACCAAGAAATAAGGATGTGTTTGCTGGGACAATTAAACGGGATAATCTGTTATGTTGTCTATACTATAAGAGGGGAAACTTGCCGATTGATTAGTGCTAGGAGAGCAAACGAACGTGAGCGAAGAAAGTATCAAGAGAGTATCCCCCAAGATGGGGATTGTTAA